TTATCAAGCTTAAGGCCCTGCTCTGTGATTTTTTCTACAATCTGCACAGCACCGACGGAACCGAAGAGTTTACCGCTCTCCGTTGTTTTGACAGTGATGGTACAGGAAATATTTTCAAATTTTTTCGCCAGTTCTTCGGCAGCAAATTTTTCTTTGCGCAGCATTTCAAGACGTTCCGCACGCTTCTTTTCGATCTGCCGTTTTTTGCCTTCCGTTACCGCAGCCGCTTTGCCTTTCGGGAAAAGATAGTTGCGCGCATAGCCGTCCGCTACGCGAACCACATCACCTTCGATTCCGAGCCCCGGAACCGCATCCATTAATAAAACTTCAACAGCCATTTCTGTTTTCTCCTAAAATTAGCGTAAAAAACCCATCACGCGTGCCTGACGGATCGCCCGTTTAATCTGACGCTGCTGCCTGGAACTGATACCGTTGTAACGCCGCGGCAGAATTTTGCCGCGATCAGTCATAAACTTACGCAGCATCTCTGCGTCTTTGTAGTCGATTTCAGTAACGCCTTCGAGAGGCTTTTTATCATCTTTTTCGTATGCCATACTGTAACCTTTCCTTATTAAAAGGGGATATCATCATCGTCTGCCGCGCCATCCTGCGGCGGCATCATATTCTGCGGAGCGTCAGCCATCTCGGCGGATTTACGCGGCGAGCCGAGAAACTGCACACGATCCGCACGCACCCTCAACTTACTGCGTTTTTCGCCCTGCTGATTTTCCCACTGGTCGAGTTTTAAACGGCCCTCAATAAAAACCGGTGAACCTTTGCGCAGATATTCGGCGCAGGTTTCTGCCTGACGCGCCCACACCTCAACATCTACAAACACAGTGCTTTCCACCGTTTCACCGGCTTTGTTTTTATAGCTTTCATTCACTGCCATGCCGAGCTCGCCGACGGCAGTACCGGACGGCGTATAACGCACCTCGGGATCGCGGGTCAGATTGCCCATTAGAAAAACTCGATTCAGCGTCGACATAATTTACGCCTCCTGCGCGACGGCTTCATCCTTTTTCATAAATTGCGCACGGAACACATCGCTGACCAGTTTCAAGCGGTATTTAAATGCACTGATCTGTTCGCCGTCTAGACGAAACATGATCACCACATAGATACCGGCTTTCGTTTTATGCATCGGGCGCGCAAACGAACGTTTACCTAAACGGGTTGTGCTTCCCAGCGTACCGCCAAGCTTTTCAAGCTCAACCTTTACGAGGTCGATCGACTGGTCAAGCTGCTCTTCTTCCAATGTTTCCGGGAAAATAAAAAGTCCCTCATACAGTGTCATCAATGTTTTCTCCTTACTCCTGTCCTCTGTTAAAATAATTCATCGCCGGTTCAATCCCTGCGCAGCAAACCATTTCAACAGCATCTGCCGCGCGCCGGATTGTTTCACTCAGTCCTGCCCACTCCTCTTCTGAGAATACGCCAAGGACATAATCCGAAAGCGGCATATTATCAGGTTTCTTTCCGATGCCAACCCGAATTCTATTGAAAGCATTGCCATCGAGGGCGTCGATTACTGACTGCACCCCGTTGTGCTTTCCTGCCGAACCCTGCGCACGAATACGCAACTGGCCGAAGCCGAGTGCCACATCATCAAAAACTACAATCAAATCATCTGTTCCGCATTTTTCTCGGCGAAGAAATGATGCGACAGCAGCACCACTCCGGTTCATATAAGTTTGCGGTTTTATCAGCCGCACCGGCGCAGCATCAATTCTGCCTTTGGCAATCAGTGCCGGTATCCGCCAGCTCCGGCGAAACCGGATGCTCATGCGCTGTGCGAGCTCATCAAGAACCAGAAATCCAATGTTGTGGCGGGTGTTTTCATAGCCCAGCCCCGGATTGCCGAGCCCGGCGATAATCTTCATTCAGGAACTCCGCAGTTACTCTTCGTCTTTTTTCTCGCGGATCACTTCCGGCTCAGCAGCGTCGTCAGCAGCCTTGTCTTCACTGACGGTTTCCTCCTCAGCCCTCGGGACATAAACGGTTGCAACTGCCGTTTTTCCAGCTTCCAGAATCTTATATTTATCACTTTTCGGAATATCCTCTACTGTGAGAATTTCCTCCAGCTTAATCGCGGAAACATCCACTTTTACCTGCTCGGGAATATCCGCCGGAAAACATTCAATCTCAATTTCATGCAGCAGCTGTTCGAGAATACCGCCCAGCTTGGCACCTTCTGCTTCGCCGACAAGCTCAATCAATACGCTGACGCGCAGTTTTTTATCCATTGCTACTTCCTGCATATCAACATGTTTAACACCGCCGGACAGTGCATTACGCTGAATCTCTTTCAGTAAAACCGACTCTTCTTTCTGCCCGTCGATCTGAATCGGAATCATCACCTGCTCACTGGCATGACGATGAAGCATCTGTTCAAACTCGTGCTTGGGCAGAGAAACGGCGCGGACTTCACGACCTTTGCTGTAGATTACGCCCGGGATCCAGCCTTCACGGCGCAAGCGGCGGGAAGCGGCGGAACCTTTCCGGTCTCTGCTTTTCACTGCAATTTTTGTGCTCATATTTTTGTCTCCTCAATTTATCCTGAAAAGTGATGTGATCGAATGATTTTTATGAATGCGGTTAATGGCGTCTGCCAGCAGTTCCGCTACGGAAAGAATCTTAATTTTCGCACCGGTGTCGCACCGCGGCGGGATACTGTTGGTCGTCACTATTTCATCAATCGGTGAATCATTCAGGCGTTCAACTCCCTTGCAGTTCAACAGTGAATGCGTCACCGCCGCCCGGATTGATTTTGCACCGGATTCTTTCAGCAGATTAGCTGCGGCCGTCAGCGTTCCTGCGGTCGACGTCATATCATCCACCAGCAGCGTATTACAACCGGCGACATCACCAACGAGGTGCGTGGCTGTTACACACTCCGCATTTCTGCGTTCTTTGCCAACCACTGCCACACCGGCATTCAGCAGATCGGCGTAAGCTGAGGCCATTTTCATGCCGCCGGTATCCGGCGCAACCACCACCAGATTATCCAGATTCTGTTCGCGCAAATATTTCACCATGACCGGTGCTGCATATAAATGGTCCACCGGAATATCAAAAAAACCCTGGATCTGCTGCGCGTGCAAATCCATTGTTAAAACACGGTTTGCACCGGCGGCGGTGAGCAGATTGGCAACAAGTTTTGCAGTAATCGGAACGCGCGGCTGATCTTTGCGATCCTGGCGCGCATAGCCGTAAAACGGCAGAACCGCCGTAATGCGCGTAGCAGAAGCCCGCTTCGCCGCATCAATCATAATCAGCAGTTCCATCAGGTTTTCATTCGGCGGATAAGACGTCGGTTGAACAATAAACACATCATCGCCGCGCACGTTTTCGACGATCTTCACGAAAATCTCGCCGTCCGGAAAACGGCTGATCTGAACATCACACAGACTTTTTCCTGCTTTTTCGGCAATCTGTACGGCCAGTTCCGGATGAGCAGTTCCTGCCAGAATTCTCACGTTTCATTTTCCTTATATAAGCGCTGACTTTTTGCCCGACTAGGACTTGAACCTAGACGCCAAGAATCAAAATCTTGTGTGCTACCATTACACTATCGGGCAGTGATCTCCAAATAAAAACACTTCTCCCTTTTTAGAGAAGCGTGAAACCCTAGAAAGAAGCCCCTCTGTTGTCAAATTCAAAGCGGGAAAATATCGAACGTGCACTTAAAAGTCGCAAGTCAGTGAACCTTTTCTTCGCCCCTGATTTTAGATTTTCAGATCTGCGGCATGCTGGCTTTTCATTCCCAAAACAATAACCGGAAGAAACCGGCAGCGGAATCCGCCGGAACCTGAACCGTCAGTTCCGTGCAATCGCCGGAATTCACAGTGGAAATAATTTCCGGTGCGGCATTGTGCCAGCTGTCGGGATTTAATAAACCGCCGCAATGTTGCAATTCAACCCGTCCGAGCGCACGCCGGTGTATACGGTACCGGAACTGAAATACCGGCTCGCCGTAAACATTTGCTGCCGGCATCATTGTAAATTCTGAAAAATCGGAACTGCTGTTCGGATTCGTGCCGTTCATAAATTCCTGAAAATTGCTGACGCCGTCGCCGTCGGAATCCAGGCGCATATCCGTTGGAATTCCATTAGTTGCGCACCACTGTACAAACGTCAGCGGCGCATTTGAGGCACCGGCGGCGACAATTTTAAAATCAACAAATACTTCCGCTGCCGGCGCGTACGTTTCATCACCGGATTGTGTTGCGCGCAGACGCACACTGCCGGTTTCATTGCCAATCGTTAAAACAAGCGTATTTGTATCCACCATTACACTCACCGGTCCGGAATAGACTTCAACATCAACCGGCAGCCCGCTATTGGCCGTCGTTTGTAACTGCAAGTTTCCACCGCCGGAAATCTGATTAGGCACCGGCGCAAAATAAATATGCTGCACTTTTTCGGCGACGGTGAATGAACGAATGACCGGCGACGCCGGTGCAAACATTTCATCGCCCGGTTGATCCGCTTGCACCATAATGATTCCAGCACCGGTAAACGTCAGCGCATTATTCGTTACAACTGCCGGTCCGCTGCGGATGGAATATTTTACCGGTAATCCGCTATCCGAAGCTGCATTTAATGTAATTGATTCAGTTGAAAGTTTATAATTCGGAATCTCTGGGAAATGGATTGTCTGCAATGTCCCATTTAACGGCATTTGATGCAATACACCGATAGCATCCAGGTCAAATCCAGGACTTCCCAGTGTGGGATATGGATCATAAATAACAGTACCAGCTGTATCCTTAGCAGACCCATCGCCGACGATATCAATCAATTTGACATAACCTACATTGTTTAAATCAAGATAAGGAAAATTATCCGCTAGCGATTGCGCATATTCATGCGTAAAAAATGCCGGTTTACTGATGATCACACCGTCTTTAATCGTAATGGCATCATAGGCTTCCTGCAATTCACTTAAATCAAACGGATGCCCATAGCCTTGGCAATATTTAGATGCCAGCCCGTAAATATTCCGTGTATCCAGTGATCCATAATTCGGAATCGGATTCGGTGTCGCGGAATAATTAGGAAACCGGCAAAAATGAATACCGTCAGAAGAAACTTCAACCCAGGCTAATTCCAGCCAATCGTTTCCGTCGCTGAAAGAAGTAAATCCGTTTTCAAATACCGCAAAATCGAACCCTTCGCCGTTAATAATCGGCTGAGAAAAGGTTAATGTGATTTGCCCTGCGTCGCCGATGCAAACAATATCATACGCATCTCCAAAAGCTTTTCCTAATGCTTTTTCCGGCGTTTTCCACATATCAGCACAGCCTGTTCCGGCAATAAAATTTGTATATCCATCCGCCCAGCCGATAAACCGGGAATCATCTTTATGAATCGCCGTACTGCCGGGCTGGCCGGCGCGCGGGGGAAACGGCATCATTTCCCACGGAGCACGCGGCGCGGCAGAAATGGAAATAGCTGCTATCATTGTAATGAATAATGTTATTATTTTCATCTCAGAACTCCAAACTTGCTCCACCATAAAACGCTCTGCCTGTTCCGGGATAATAACCGCCGAGATATGCCGATGATGCATAAATTTTATCAAACAGGTTATCCACTTTAAAAAACAGCTTGAGATTTTTTGTCACCTTAATGTCGGCACGAAGTCCAACCAGATCATACTGCCAAATGGATGATTTTATATTCTCATTATCAAAATCGCCGCCGGCATACTGCTTTGTGAACCACTGATATATTCCGCTGAGGCGTACCTTCGGATGCGGTTCAGCCCACAACGATACAAAACCGTGAATTTCCGGCACTAATGGGATTTTTTTGCCGCGTGGAACCTCCTTTCCGTTATACTCTCCATCGATAAACCGCGCCCGAACCAGTTCTGTCATGCACATTACGCCATAATTCTCTTTTTCGTAACGGAACATTAAATCCGCGCCCAGCCGCTCCGTTTCACCGATATTCGCATTCTGAAAGTCCCATCTTCCTGCATCGGCATTGTAGGTTTGCGTATAAGCGATTTCGTCATCCATCATCAGATAAAAGAACGTTGCAGATGCTTCCCAGTTATCTTTACGACATTTAACACCCAGCTCGAAATTATTACCGGTTTCAGGATCAAGATCGCTGTTAAACGGCGGCATCATTGGATATCCCTGAAAAGACATCATCTCATCCAGCACCGGATAACGGTAAACAGTATTATAACGTCCCCACACACTGAAAGAATCGGTTACGCGCCAGGTCAGTGAAAGTTCTGCCGCCAAACCGTGCTTAACCACACTGTCATCAAATGATTCCCCTTCAACCAGTTCCGGATCTGGAGAATAATTAGGATTTGGAATAAACGGCGGCGCACCGGGAATATGCGCCCATGGATTCGGAATATACGGATCGCCGTCTGGCATTTTATGCTTCAGGTTTTTCCCTTTGGTATACGCCACTTCATAACGGGCTCCGGCGCCAAATGTGAACAGATCCATCCATGTTTTTTTTGCCATTATGTACGGACCGGCAGTAATACGATAAAGCTCTGCATGACTGGTAAATTTATTTCGAACAACAGTGTCGCCCGTGGCACCTTCATGATCCAATTCATCATATCGCAAATCAACACCGGCAATTATTGAATTGCTTTCGGTGCCGAATTCAATTCTTGGCGTTAGCGAAGCACCACGATGATCCGATTCGGAAGACATTGCGCTCATCTGGATATCGTAGGAGCGCCAGTTAAACCCGCCGTTAACAAAAAAACCGCCCCAATCCGTTTTACCTTCCCATATCGCAGAAAAACGTCCGTTATCAGTTTTTCCATCTTCATTACCATCGCTATACGAATGAGTTGGGTTGTTTTTGATTTCGCTGTAAATTAATAAGTTAGGAAGTTTATAATAGCTTTCACCGCCGGACGCCCGGAATGTTAGCGTCTGGTTTTCATTTAAATATCCACCAATATATCCGTTAATATTTTTTGCCCATGATTCGGAATTTTCACGGAACCCGTCGTCACGCTGAATCATTACACCGGCGCCGCAATAAACATTCCCGATACTGGCAGAACCGCTTGCAGAATATTCCTCAAAGCCGAAACTGCCGGCAGTTGCTTTCAGTTGTGCACCGGGATCTCCGCCTTTACGGGTTTTGATATCCACCACACCGGAAAGCGCATGATTACCGTATAACACACTCTGTCCGCCGCGGTGGACTTCGATGGACTCAATATTATAAAGGCCAAGCTGCTGCCAATCCAGCGTTCCCATGTCCGCGCGATTCATCACCTGCCCGTCAACCAGCACCAGCACGCGCAAGCCGCTGTTTTCACCGAAGCCGCGCATCGCCAGTTCACCGGTATTTGCTTTACCGGTGGATGAGCGGAATTGAATGTTTGCCTGTGTGGTTAACAGCTCCGGCACACTGGCAGCATGCGACTGTTTAATCTGTTCACGGGAAATTCGTATTATATCCGCCGGAACAGTTAATATATCCCCGCGATCCGTCATTCTGGACTGATTGGCACTCACGCGGATCACCGGAATCTCTTTGTTTTTCAGCTCATTTTTTTCTTCGGCTTCTTCTTCCGCAAAAAGAAAGTTCATCGTCAGCAGAACCCCTGATAAAATACGGAGAAACAGCCGGCGCGATTTGACGATCGGGGTCTTCACACGAAAACACACCGGCGATCCGGAAACCGGATCGCCGAATTTGAAAAAGCAAATTAAACGTTTGCAAACATGCGACGATAGCCGGCAACGCCCAGCGCGCCACACAGAATCAACAATACGCTGACCGGCTCAGGAACAACCTGATAAATACCTTCCGCATCATTGAAAAAAAGCTGACCGTTACGATTTACAACCCGGGATATCCGCGAATCACTTGATGCAATAATCGATGAATCAGTACCATCGTAAGACACTAATACTGAATCGCCGCCCCAGCTGGTCAATGAGACAACAAGATTTCCATCCGCATCAACATCCATGCCGGTTGCACCGGCATACCCATAGCTGACCGCATCAAAATATAAATAGCTGGCCAGATCATCCATGACGGTGCCTGCAACCGCTGCGGAAACATCTGCAGCAGAAAACTTGTAAACCTCTGAACCGACTCCTGAACCGTAGTATAAATTGCCGGCGGCATCAAATGCTACAGGACCGGATGCGC
The sequence above is drawn from the Kiritimatiellales bacterium genome and encodes:
- the rplI gene encoding 50S ribosomal protein L9, producing the protein MAVEVLLMDAVPGLGIEGDVVRVADGYARNYLFPKGKAAAVTEGKKRQIEKKRAERLEMLRKEKFAAEELAKKFENISCTITVKTTESGKLFGSVGAVQIVEKITEQGLKLDKNQIKLAAPLHELGVYDVDIELHPEVKTAVKVWIVEE
- the rpsF gene encoding 30S ribosomal protein S6 gives rise to the protein MTLYEGLFIFPETLEEEQLDQSIDLVKVELEKLGGTLGSTTRLGKRSFARPMHKTKAGIYVVIMFRLDGEQISAFKYRLKLVSDVFRAQFMKKDEAVAQEA
- a CDS encoding single-stranded DNA-binding protein, which produces MSTLNRVFLMGNLTRDPEVRYTPSGTAVGELGMAVNESYKNKAGETVESTVFVDVEVWARQAETCAEYLRKGSPVFIEGRLKLDQWENQQGEKRSKLRVRADRVQFLGSPRKSAEMADAPQNMMPPQDGAADDDDIPF
- a CDS encoding TonB-dependent receptor; translated protein: MKTPIVKSRRLFLRILSGVLLTMNFLFAEEEAEEKNELKNKEIPVIRVSANQSRMTDRGDILTVPADIIRISREQIKQSHAASVPELLTTQANIQFRSSTGKANTGELAMRGFGENSGLRVLVLVDGQVMNRADMGTLDWQQLGLYNIESIEVHRGGQSVLYGNHALSGVVDIKTRKGGDPGAQLKATAGSFGFEEYSASGSASIGNVYCGAGVMIQRDDGFRENSESWAKNINGYIGGYLNENQTLTFRASGGESYYKLPNLLIYSEIKNNPTHSYSDGNEDGKTDNGRFSAIWEGKTDWGGFFVNGGFNWRSYDIQMSAMSSESDHRGASLTPRIEFGTESNSIIAGVDLRYDELDHEGATGDTVVRNKFTSHAELYRITAGPYIMAKKTWMDLFTFGAGARYEVAYTKGKNLKHKMPDGDPYIPNPWAHIPGAPPFIPNPNYSPDPELVEGESFDDSVVKHGLAAELSLTWRVTDSFSVWGRYNTVYRYPVLDEMMSFQGYPMMPPFNSDLDPETGNNFELGVKCRKDNWEASATFFYLMMDDEIAYTQTYNADAGRWDFQNANIGETERLGADLMFRYEKENYGVMCMTELVRARFIDGEYNGKEVPRGKKIPLVPEIHGFVSLWAEPHPKVRLSGIYQWFTKQYAGGDFDNENIKSSIWQYDLVGLRADIKVTKNLKLFFKVDNLFDKIYASSAYLGGYYPGTGRAFYGGASLEF
- the rpsR gene encoding 30S ribosomal protein S18, whose amino-acid sequence is MAYEKDDKKPLEGVTEIDYKDAEMLRKFMTDRGKILPRRYNGISSRQQRQIKRAIRQARVMGFLR
- a CDS encoding ribose-phosphate pyrophosphokinase — protein: MRILAGTAHPELAVQIAEKAGKSLCDVQISRFPDGEIFVKIVENVRGDDVFIVQPTSYPPNENLMELLIMIDAAKRASATRITAVLPFYGYARQDRKDQPRVPITAKLVANLLTAAGANRVLTMDLHAQQIQGFFDIPVDHLYAAPVMVKYLREQNLDNLVVVAPDTGGMKMASAYADLLNAGVAVVGKERRNAECVTATHLVGDVAGCNTLLVDDMTSTAGTLTAAANLLKESGAKSIRAAVTHSLLNCKGVERLNDSPIDEIVTTNSIPPRCDTGAKIKILSVAELLADAINRIHKNHSITSLFRIN
- a CDS encoding 50S ribosomal protein L25, coding for MSTKIAVKSRDRKGSAASRRLRREGWIPGVIYSKGREVRAVSLPKHEFEQMLHRHASEQVMIPIQIDGQKEESVLLKEIQRNALSGGVKHVDMQEVAMDKKLRVSVLIELVGEAEGAKLGGILEQLLHEIEIECFPADIPEQVKVDVSAIKLEEILTVEDIPKSDKYKILEAGKTAVATVYVPRAEEETVSEDKAADDAAEPEVIREKKDEE
- the pth gene encoding aminoacyl-tRNA hydrolase, with the translated sequence MKIIAGLGNPGLGYENTRHNIGFLVLDELAQRMSIRFRRSWRIPALIAKGRIDAAPVRLIKPQTYMNRSGAAVASFLRREKCGTDDLIVVFDDVALGFGQLRIRAQGSAGKHNGVQSVIDALDGNAFNRIRVGIGKKPDNMPLSDYVLGVFSEEEWAGLSETIRRAADAVEMVCCAGIEPAMNYFNRGQE